The following proteins are co-located in the Dietzia timorensis genome:
- a CDS encoding dihydroxyacetone kinase family protein — protein sequence MADTPHNASIRSFRNSSEDFLAEALGGFVAAHPDAEWHEAGFIGRSSSVVTDSGGPAVAVISGGGSGHEPMHAGFIGAGMLAAACPGHMFTSPNAVQVTEATRWADQGAGVLHVVKNYTGDVMNFQVARQSLPDVETRTVVVADDVATESEPGSDGPGRRGTGATILVEKVAGAAAARGDSLDAVADLATSVAENSRSMAAALAAGHLPTSGRDTFDLPDGEMEVGVGIHGERGVSRESLTDANSLCAKLLDGVAGSLGLAAGDDVVCLVNGLGGTTNLELHLVFGQVLRELAERGIRVRRSMVGSFVTSVNMAGVSLTLTRATDEIVSLLDAPTDAPAWPRVLGGEAEFAPARIEFADELPAANDRKGGSENVWLSDFVERVQGAVDDLTELDRLAGDGDFGANMHAAFGDIDLPLHGSDSVVLGALSHRMLVRAGGTSGAVFGTLFRELGQASQSLTDAVGSGLSATAFATGLENAVSAVMALGGAEEGDNTLVDALAPAARAAREAASADHGFDEVLTASYDAAREGALATRELVAKKGRASYLGDASKGVPDPGAIVVAWLFGGSGRTADFTE from the coding sequence ATGGCCGATACCCCGCACAACGCATCGATCCGTAGCTTTCGAAATTCGTCGGAGGACTTTCTCGCCGAGGCGCTCGGCGGGTTCGTCGCCGCGCACCCCGATGCCGAGTGGCACGAGGCCGGCTTCATCGGCCGCTCCTCGTCGGTTGTCACCGATTCCGGCGGCCCCGCAGTCGCCGTGATCTCCGGCGGCGGTTCCGGGCACGAGCCGATGCACGCCGGGTTTATCGGCGCCGGGATGCTCGCGGCCGCGTGCCCGGGCCACATGTTCACCTCCCCCAACGCAGTGCAGGTCACCGAAGCCACGCGCTGGGCGGACCAGGGTGCCGGCGTTCTGCACGTCGTGAAGAACTACACCGGCGACGTGATGAACTTCCAGGTCGCTCGCCAGTCCCTGCCCGATGTCGAGACGAGAACAGTCGTGGTCGCCGACGACGTCGCCACCGAGTCCGAGCCCGGCTCCGACGGACCCGGACGACGTGGCACCGGCGCGACGATCCTCGTGGAGAAGGTCGCCGGCGCCGCTGCCGCGCGCGGCGACTCGCTCGACGCCGTCGCCGACCTCGCTACATCTGTAGCGGAGAATTCGCGCAGCATGGCCGCCGCGCTCGCCGCGGGACACCTGCCCACCAGTGGCCGGGACACCTTCGATCTGCCCGACGGGGAAATGGAGGTCGGGGTCGGCATCCACGGCGAGCGCGGTGTTTCACGGGAATCACTCACCGACGCGAATTCGCTCTGCGCGAAGCTGCTCGACGGCGTCGCGGGCTCACTCGGCCTCGCCGCCGGCGACGACGTGGTGTGCCTGGTCAACGGGCTCGGCGGGACCACCAACCTCGAGCTGCACCTCGTGTTCGGGCAGGTGCTTCGCGAGCTCGCCGAGCGGGGCATCCGCGTGCGCCGTTCGATGGTCGGCAGCTTCGTCACCTCGGTGAACATGGCCGGTGTCTCGCTCACGCTGACTCGCGCGACGGACGAGATCGTCTCGCTTCTCGACGCGCCCACCGACGCCCCGGCGTGGCCGCGCGTGCTCGGCGGCGAGGCGGAATTCGCACCGGCTCGCATCGAGTTCGCCGACGAGTTGCCCGCGGCCAACGACCGTAAGGGCGGCTCGGAGAACGTGTGGCTCAGCGACTTCGTCGAGCGGGTGCAGGGCGCGGTCGACGATCTCACCGAGCTGGATCGGCTGGCCGGCGACGGCGACTTCGGCGCCAATATGCACGCCGCGTTCGGGGACATCGATCTGCCGTTGCACGGCAGCGATTCGGTCGTGCTCGGCGCGCTGTCGCACCGGATGCTCGTTCGCGCGGGCGGCACCTCCGGCGCCGTGTTCGGCACCCTGTTCCGAGAACTCGGCCAGGCCTCGCAGTCGCTTACCGATGCGGTGGGTTCGGGTCTCAGCGCGACTGCATTCGCGACGGGCCTGGAGAACGCGGTCTCCGCCGTCATGGCTCTGGGCGGCGCCGAGGAGGGCGACAACACGCTGGTCGACGCGCTCGCGCCGGCCGCACGAGCCGCCAGGGAGGCCGCATCCGCGGACCACGGCTTCGACGAGGTTCTGACGGCGAGCTACGACGCCGCCCGGGAGGGCGCGCTCGCGACGCGTGAGTTGGTGGCGAAGAAGGGGCGCGCGTCCTATCTCGGGGACGCGTCGAAGGGCGTGCCCGATCCCGGGGCGATCGTCGTGGCGTGGCTCTTCGGCGGGAGTGGGCGCACCGCCGATTTCACCGAGTAG